TATTGCATTGTGGTCGCCAGGTCTGAATGACCGAGCCAGAGGCGAAAAGTCGAGGTTGGGACGCCCGCTTCGTTGTGAAGCGTGGCGAATGTCTTCCGAAACTTATGCAACCCCCACTCCCCGCAAACCGCTTTCGTGGCGCAGCTATGCCCTGTCTTATTGACGCACTCCCCGCAGTTCAGACCGGCGCGAAACGCCAGAGTTTTAAGAGATCGAAGGAAGTGACCATTGGGCTTTCCGGTTGGCCCAGGGAAGACCAGCATCGACGTGCTC
This Granulicella aggregans DNA region includes the following protein-coding sequences:
- a CDS encoding tyrosine-type recombinase/integrase, with the translated sequence MLVFPGPTGKPNGHFLRSLKTLAFRAGLNCGECVNKTGHSCATKAVCGEWGLHKFRKTFATLHNEAGVPTSTFRLWLGHSDLATTMQYLAAANLRSERTRSHVNSSFALFSACGAR